Proteins co-encoded in one Bremerella sp. TYQ1 genomic window:
- a CDS encoding flagellin → MTRINTNVSSLIAQNTLSRSNSDLQTALGRLSTGLRINRGKDDPAGLIASEGLRSDIISVEKAITNSERANQLIATADSALGQVSQLLNDIRGLTSEAANTGALSEEQIAANQLQIDSSLEAIDRIAQITSFQGKRLLDGNLDFITNGVDNNSIEGLRVDQANFGSFSAIGVEVNVVKQATRGQLNYNFGAIAEDLVLQIGGGNGTEAFNFAKGSTIEEVASAVNLVSDATGVEAIVETAATKGTLVASSYGENNDVLLTANEAGFDAGDVRVKYVKGSSSSTTANYSGSVGDDPATIEVALGVRDYEAASVTVDTAGTDNDFTITADQLGADFNDVSIIFADGANTGEETAVYDADAKTLTITKNAASTAADIVAAVNNTHALADTPTAVVGTASGGNSLFTLTSDSTGLANDNVTINFTDTATAGSETVTYDNSDPDNVVITVGIQDGVSTANQVITALNGDATVGPLFTAAANVTGSDGSGTIAVADSGAVTATSNNAATAALFTAALVETNGTGAGAVAFTGTYGTATAGGVDGGDVIATANDVIEAINSASGNDKVTASLQAGNNGYGVVSEFTDVANSGVAEQNNSLQFLAPESNPNIRFVSNPGTGLSIDTTTDPRVEGYSTAVIQNADANGSFEIKSKLKGTDFDGYTISFVDNASVTGGGNEYAVLDKENKTITINIEDGVTTADDVLTAINDDAYVSQYFEASNFGSSDGTDAITIADLDIPAGTTGGVESEGTLVINLATDENGTITTTANDLIAFFDDPSQFIEDGTEAANTAAYLAERGISVTNSGGSDGSGVLAVSTEDISFSTSGTDLEDAQATGTTTAVNGEDAQLTLTAINGGEEYDDVTIQFVNDATVTAGTDERAEYDAASKTLTFYIEEGATTAADIEDIFDSGDGNYDADVAALFSATAGGSGAGVVTVDDTATLTGGVVDNGSVQGAALQGNSDLENTGLTFQATRYGSDSFVSVKALSGTFSLTDDTGETADRSVGTDVDVRINGIQAVGDGLKASINTSSLDLSFSLNASVDDNSNLSFQISGGGALFQLGPDVVSNQQARLGIQSVSTATLGGVSGRLFELRSGGSKSLTADVGAAAKIVDETITVVTQLRGRLGAFQKTTLESNIYTLNDTLANLTEAESSIRDADFAAESAKLTRSQILVQSGTSVLGIANQNPQNVLSLLR, encoded by the coding sequence ATGACCCGAATCAATACTAACGTCAGCTCTCTCATTGCTCAGAACACCTTGTCGCGTTCCAACAGCGATTTGCAAACCGCTCTGGGTCGTTTGAGCACCGGTCTCCGGATCAATCGTGGTAAAGACGATCCGGCCGGTTTGATCGCCAGTGAAGGTCTTCGAAGCGATATCATCAGCGTCGAAAAGGCCATCACCAACAGTGAGCGAGCCAATCAGCTGATCGCAACTGCCGATAGTGCTCTCGGCCAGGTGAGCCAGCTGCTCAACGACATCCGTGGTCTGACCTCGGAAGCCGCGAATACCGGTGCGTTGAGTGAAGAACAGATCGCAGCTAACCAGTTGCAGATCGACTCGTCGCTTGAAGCTATCGATCGTATCGCCCAAATCACCTCCTTCCAGGGCAAACGTCTCCTGGACGGTAACCTCGACTTCATCACCAATGGCGTCGACAACAACTCGATCGAAGGTCTTCGCGTCGACCAGGCCAACTTCGGTTCGTTCAGTGCTATCGGCGTCGAGGTCAACGTCGTCAAGCAAGCGACCCGTGGTCAACTGAACTACAACTTCGGTGCGATCGCTGAAGATCTCGTGCTGCAAATCGGTGGCGGCAACGGTACAGAAGCCTTCAACTTCGCCAAGGGTTCGACCATCGAAGAAGTTGCTTCGGCCGTCAACCTGGTCTCGGACGCGACCGGCGTGGAAGCCATCGTCGAAACGGCTGCCACGAAGGGTACTCTAGTCGCTTCCAGCTACGGCGAAAACAACGACGTCCTGCTGACCGCCAACGAAGCTGGCTTCGACGCCGGCGACGTCCGCGTCAAGTACGTCAAAGGTTCGTCTTCCTCGACCACCGCGAACTACTCCGGTTCGGTCGGCGACGATCCAGCCACCATCGAAGTCGCCCTCGGCGTCCGTGATTACGAAGCAGCATCCGTTACCGTCGACACCGCTGGTACGGACAACGACTTCACGATCACCGCCGATCAGCTCGGTGCCGACTTCAATGACGTCAGCATCATCTTTGCCGACGGTGCGAACACGGGCGAAGAAACGGCAGTCTATGACGCCGACGCCAAAACGTTGACGATTACCAAAAACGCTGCGTCCACCGCTGCCGACATCGTCGCTGCTGTGAACAACACGCACGCCCTCGCCGACACCCCGACCGCAGTCGTTGGTACCGCCTCCGGTGGTAACTCGCTGTTCACGTTGACGTCGGATTCGACCGGCTTGGCGAACGACAACGTTACGATCAACTTTACTGATACGGCTACAGCCGGTAGTGAAACGGTTACCTACGACAATAGCGATCCTGATAACGTTGTTATCACCGTCGGTATTCAAGATGGTGTGTCGACCGCTAACCAAGTGATCACTGCATTGAACGGCGACGCAACAGTCGGTCCTTTGTTCACCGCAGCTGCCAACGTTACCGGTAGTGACGGTTCCGGTACGATCGCTGTCGCAGACAGTGGTGCTGTTACCGCAACCTCCAACAATGCAGCCACCGCTGCTTTGTTCACCGCTGCTTTGGTCGAAACCAACGGCACCGGTGCCGGTGCAGTTGCTTTCACTGGCACCTATGGTACGGCGACTGCCGGTGGTGTTGACGGTGGCGACGTGATCGCAACCGCCAATGACGTCATCGAAGCAATCAACTCTGCTTCGGGCAACGACAAAGTCACCGCTTCGCTGCAAGCAGGCAACAATGGCTACGGCGTTGTCTCCGAGTTCACCGACGTTGCTAACAGCGGTGTCGCCGAACAGAACAACTCGCTGCAGTTCCTGGCCCCAGAGTCGAATCCAAACATTCGTTTCGTCTCGAATCCAGGTACCGGCCTGAGCATCGACACCACGACCGATCCTCGCGTCGAAGGTTATTCGACCGCCGTCATCCAGAATGCCGATGCCAACGGATCGTTCGAGATCAAGTCGAAGCTGAAAGGCACCGACTTCGATGGCTACACCATTAGCTTTGTCGACAACGCTTCGGTCACCGGCGGTGGCAACGAGTACGCTGTTCTCGATAAAGAAAACAAGACGATCACCATCAACATCGAAGATGGTGTCACAACTGCTGACGACGTCTTGACCGCCATCAACGATGACGCTTACGTGAGCCAGTACTTTGAAGCATCGAACTTTGGTTCGAGCGACGGTACCGATGCTATCACGATTGCCGACCTCGACATTCCTGCTGGAACTACCGGTGGCGTCGAATCAGAAGGCACGCTGGTCATCAACCTGGCCACGGATGAAAACGGCACCATCACGACGACTGCGAACGATCTGATCGCATTCTTCGATGATCCAAGCCAATTCATCGAAGACGGCACCGAAGCTGCGAACACGGCTGCTTATCTGGCCGAACGCGGTATCAGCGTCACCAACTCGGGTGGTAGCGACGGTTCCGGTGTCCTGGCAGTCTCCACGGAAGACATTTCGTTCTCCACCAGTGGTACTGACTTGGAAGATGCCCAGGCAACTGGCACGACCACGGCTGTCAACGGCGAAGACGCTCAGCTCACGCTGACTGCGATCAACGGTGGCGAAGAGTACGATGACGTGACCATTCAGTTTGTCAACGATGCCACGGTCACCGCTGGCACCGACGAACGTGCTGAATACGATGCGGCATCGAAGACGCTTACCTTCTACATCGAAGAAGGTGCGACGACCGCTGCCGACATCGAAGACATCTTCGATTCCGGTGATGGTAATTACGATGCCGATGTCGCTGCGTTGTTCTCGGCAACCGCTGGCGGTAGTGGTGCTGGGGTTGTCACAGTTGACGACACCGCAACGCTGACCGGTGGCGTGGTCGATAACGGCTCCGTCCAAGGTGCTGCTCTGCAAGGCAACTCCGACCTGGAAAACACTGGTCTGACGTTCCAAGCAACTCGCTACGGCTCGGATAGCTTCGTTAGCGTCAAGGCTCTGAGCGGTACATTCAGCCTGACCGATGACACTGGCGAAACTGCTGACCGTTCGGTTGGTACCGACGTCGACGTCCGCATCAACGGTATCCAAGCTGTCGGTGACGGTCTCAAGGCTTCGATCAACACCTCGTCGCTCGACTTGAGCTTCTCCTTGAATGCTTCGGTCGACGACAACTCGAATCTGAGTTTTCAGATCTCGGGTGGTGGTGCCCTGTTCCAACTCGGCCCAGACGTGGTTAGCAATCAGCAAGCCCGTCTCGGTATTCAGAGCGTCAGCACGGCAACCCTCGGTGGTGTCAGCGGACGTTTGTTCGAGCTGCGTTCGGGTGGTTCCAAGAGCCTGACCGCCGACGTGGGTGCAGCCGCTAAGATCGTTGACGAAACGATCACTGTGGTCACTCAGCTTCGTGGTCGACTGGGTGCATTCCAGAAAACGACGCTGGAATCGAATATCTACACCTTGAACGATACGCTGGCCAACCTGACCGAAGCTGAAAGCTCGATCCGTGACGCGGACTTCGCCGCTGAATCGGCTAAGCTGACGCGTTCGCAGATTCTGGTTCAGTCGGGTACTTCGGTGTTGGGTATCGCCAACCAGAACCCACAGAACGTCTTGAGTCTGCTCCGTTAA